One genomic region from Clostridium saccharobutylicum DSM 13864 encodes:
- a CDS encoding ABC transporter permease translates to MFNIIYSEFIKLKKSYILIIALISAILMPGIQIIRDIENDYAIIPLNDRGRFFQRDVVDIDRMSILMIYIIIFCLISAYVFSREYTDKTANILYTYPIRKGKIFVGKFITIYMIIIFVYLIQIIITYLGLYIVWGKLPPIQFIIKDIKVNIYSMLLQFLLLPISVLIANLTKNIIFSIIYGLLATIIVGLLLGSGANIYSQFCPLTLPALPFYYYHNGDPIDFVITIGSAIITFVLFMFLCIYQYRKADIE, encoded by the coding sequence ATGTTTAATATAATATATTCTGAATTCATAAAATTAAAAAAGTCTTATATTTTAATTATAGCTTTAATTAGTGCAATTTTAATGCCTGGAATACAGATTATAAGAGACATTGAGAATGATTATGCTATTATACCGTTAAATGATAGAGGTCGTTTTTTTCAACGTGATGTAGTTGATATAGATAGGATGTCAATTTTAATGATATATATTATTATCTTTTGTTTGATATCAGCTTATGTTTTTTCAAGAGAATATACTGATAAAACAGCAAATATTTTATATACATATCCAATAAGAAAAGGAAAAATATTTGTGGGTAAGTTTATTACAATATATATGATAATAATATTTGTATATTTAATTCAAATTATAATTACATACTTAGGTTTGTATATAGTGTGGGGAAAGCTGCCTCCAATACAATTTATTATTAAAGATATAAAGGTAAATATATATTCTATGCTATTGCAATTTTTACTATTACCAATATCAGTATTGATTGCTAATCTTACTAAGAACATCATATTTTCAATTATATATGGATTATTAGCTACTATAATAGTGGGATTATTACTGGGAAGCGGTGCAAATATATATAGCCAATTTTGTCCATTAACATTACCAGCACTGCCATTTTATTATTATCATAATGGAGATCCTATTGATTTTGTCATTACAATTGGAAGTGCAATAATTACTTTTGTTTTATTCATGTTTTTATGTATTTATCAATATAGAAAAGCAGATATTGAATAA
- a CDS encoding acyl-CoA dehydrogenase family protein — translation MDFNLTEQQQRIVQVVREFAENEIKPKVIEYDQSGEFPIDTYKKMGQLGLIGVPYPREYGGGNGDYLSYVLAVEEISKVSGSLGISYSVSTSLCAGGIMNAASEEQKKKYLPDVLSGKKFGSFGLTEPNAGSDAGGCITTADKDGDYYILNGAKCFITNGPLSETFLVFALTDKTKGSKGLSAFIVEKGFEGFSIGKVEDKCGIRSAQVSELIFENCKVPAENLVGIEGKGFGIAMKTLDGGRIGVAAQGLGIAEGAFDVAKQYMKDRQQFGKPLWKNQYLAFKMAELELEIEQAKYILYKAAMDKQEGRPYSVSAAKAKLACTDAAMHVTTEAVQMLGGNGYMKEYNVERMMRDAKITQIYEGTNEIQKLIISGSIFR, via the coding sequence ATGGATTTTAATTTAACAGAACAACAACAAAGAATTGTACAAGTGGTAAGAGAATTTGCAGAAAATGAAATTAAGCCAAAGGTAATAGAATACGATCAAAGTGGAGAATTTCCAATTGATACTTATAAAAAAATGGGGCAATTAGGATTAATAGGAGTTCCATATCCAAGAGAATATGGTGGAGGTAATGGAGATTATTTATCTTATGTCTTAGCGGTTGAAGAAATTTCAAAGGTAAGTGGATCATTAGGAATTTCATATTCAGTAAGTACATCTCTTTGTGCAGGTGGAATAATGAATGCTGCTTCAGAAGAGCAAAAGAAAAAATATCTTCCAGATGTTCTTTCGGGAAAGAAATTTGGATCATTTGGATTAACAGAACCAAATGCTGGATCTGATGCAGGTGGATGCATAACAACTGCTGATAAAGATGGTGATTATTATATTTTAAATGGTGCAAAATGTTTTATTACAAATGGGCCTTTATCAGAAACTTTTTTAGTATTTGCATTAACTGATAAAACTAAAGGATCAAAAGGATTATCAGCTTTTATAGTTGAAAAGGGATTTGAAGGCTTTTCTATAGGAAAAGTAGAAGATAAATGTGGTATAAGGTCTGCTCAAGTTTCAGAGCTTATATTTGAGAATTGTAAAGTACCAGCTGAAAATTTAGTTGGAATAGAAGGAAAAGGCTTTGGAATTGCAATGAAAACTCTTGATGGTGGAAGAATTGGTGTTGCAGCACAGGGACTTGGAATAGCAGAAGGTGCATTCGATGTTGCTAAACAATATATGAAGGATAGACAACAATTCGGAAAACCATTATGGAAAAATCAATATTTAGCTTTCAAGATGGCAGAGTTAGAACTTGAAATTGAACAAGCTAAATATATTTTATACAAGGCTGCGATGGATAAACAAGAGGGAAGACCTTATTCAGTTTCAGCAGCTAAAGCAAAACTTGCTTGTACAGATGCAGCAATGCATGTAACTACTGAGGCAGTTCAAATGTTAGGTGGAAATGGTTATATGAAAGAATATAATGTTGAAAGAATGATGAGAGATGCTAAGATAACTCAAATATATGAAGGAACAAATGAAATACAAAAATTAATTATAAGTGGAAGCATCTTTAGATAA
- a CDS encoding response regulator transcription factor: protein MDISNILVVEDDREINNLIAEVLKKENYNVIQAFDGKEAIEKYNENFQMVILDLMLPYVDGIEILRKIREKSNLPIIILSAKDEEVDRIVGLSMGADDYILKPFSIRELIARIKANLRRYVDYNNTKIKNTILNYRDLKMDILNYKVLKQEKELNLTPKEFELLKLFISNPNRVFTKAQLFNSVWENEYLNDDNTVMVHIKRLRNKIEDNTNDYSYIQTVWGIGYKLGE, encoded by the coding sequence TTGGATATTTCTAATATTTTAGTTGTTGAAGATGATAGAGAAATAAATAATTTAATAGCAGAAGTACTGAAAAAGGAAAACTATAATGTAATACAAGCTTTTGATGGTAAAGAAGCAATTGAAAAGTATAATGAAAATTTTCAAATGGTTATACTTGATTTAATGCTTCCTTATGTTGATGGCATAGAAATTTTAAGAAAAATCAGAGAAAAGAGTAATTTACCAATAATAATCCTTTCTGCAAAAGATGAAGAAGTGGATAGAATTGTTGGACTTAGTATGGGCGCTGATGATTATATTCTGAAGCCATTTTCAATAAGAGAGTTGATAGCTAGAATAAAAGCTAATCTGAGAAGATATGTTGATTACAATAATACAAAAATTAAAAACACTATTCTAAATTATAGAGATTTAAAAATGGATATTTTGAATTACAAAGTATTAAAACAAGAAAAAGAATTGAATTTAACACCAAAAGAATTTGAACTTTTAAAATTATTTATTTCAAATCCTAACAGAGTTTTTACAAAGGCTCAATTATTTAATAGTGTATGGGAAAATGAGTACTTAAATGATGATAATACTGTAATGGTTCATATAAAAAGATTAAGAAATAAAATTGAAGATAATACTAATGATTATAGTTACATACAGACAGTATGGGGAATAGGATATAAGCTTGGTGAGTAA
- a CDS encoding ABC transporter permease — protein MLNLMYCELLKLKKTYIIRVSLIGGVFISILMDLISLVSSEKFQSFEHYSSTIDVLNILLLYTILFSLIAGYVFSREFADKTASIIYTCSISRNKIFFSKLIVIYILISSVYMVKIVFIYLSCYILGNAFPEVSFMVKHIEYNVYSLMFEFLLIPIPVLITNVSNNIILPTAYGILGTIITIITSGSSSTFAKYIPWSTPYKFIMKIYSPNLVNLNYSVITGVLCFIISMIICIYQYNNSDII, from the coding sequence TTGTTAAATTTAATGTATTGTGAGCTTTTAAAGTTGAAAAAAACTTATATAATACGTGTATCATTAATTGGTGGAGTTTTTATTTCAATATTAATGGATTTAATTTCACTAGTTAGTTCAGAAAAATTTCAATCATTTGAACATTATTCATCTACTATAGATGTTTTAAATATTTTATTACTATATACAATTTTATTTTCTTTAATAGCAGGATATGTATTTTCTAGGGAGTTTGCTGATAAGACTGCAAGTATAATATATACTTGTTCAATATCTAGAAATAAAATTTTTTTTAGCAAGTTAATTGTTATATATATATTAATTTCTTCAGTTTATATGGTTAAAATTGTTTTTATATATTTAAGTTGCTATATATTGGGGAATGCATTTCCAGAGGTCAGTTTTATGGTTAAGCATATAGAGTATAATGTTTATTCTTTAATGTTTGAATTCTTGTTAATTCCCATTCCAGTATTAATTACGAATGTAAGTAATAATATTATATTGCCAACAGCATATGGAATATTAGGGACCATAATCACAATAATCACATCAGGAAGTAGTTCTACATTTGCAAAATATATACCTTGGTCAACACCATATAAATTTATAATGAAAATATATAGTCCTAATCTGGTTAATTTAAACTATAGCGTAATTACTGGAGTTTTATGTTTTATTATATCAATGATTATTTGCATTTATCAGTATAATAACAGTGATATTATTTAG
- a CDS encoding sensor histidine kinase: MNAIDYILISIVIILIILIVSYYKKLNYICGVLDEILAGNLNQRVRLQNNIKQLGRLSVKLNSIIENFQKVNEKSRINEESRKKMISNISHDFRTPLTSMLGYMELMLDDNTTNDKLFDCNSLNCKQKNEYLEVIYNKGSYLYNLLEEFFEISKLDSNDVKIEIKEVNVSEIIRQNIISFFNEINKLHIEPKINLPEDDVYALGDEKALNRILNNLINNAIKYGVQGTIIGVNLIEDEDKISIEIYDNGGGIPENEIDYVFDRLYTVEKSRKLNTKSSGIGLTIVKKLVNSLNGTISVSSVPFEKTVFKFTLPKAL, from the coding sequence ATGAATGCAATTGATTATATTTTAATATCTATTGTTATTATTCTCATAATATTAATTGTTTCATATTATAAAAAATTAAATTATATTTGTGGTGTCTTAGATGAAATTTTAGCTGGAAATTTAAATCAAAGAGTAAGACTTCAAAATAATATAAAGCAATTAGGTAGATTAAGTGTAAAACTAAATTCTATAATAGAGAATTTTCAAAAAGTGAATGAAAAAAGCAGAATAAATGAAGAATCAAGAAAAAAGATGATATCGAACATATCACATGATTTTAGAACTCCATTAACATCAATGTTAGGATATATGGAACTTATGCTTGATGACAATACTACAAATGATAAGTTGTTTGATTGTAACAGTTTAAATTGCAAACAAAAAAATGAATATTTAGAAGTCATTTATAATAAGGGAAGTTACTTATATAATTTATTAGAAGAATTTTTTGAAATTTCTAAGTTAGATTCTAATGATGTTAAAATAGAAATAAAAGAGGTTAATGTATCAGAAATTATAAGACAGAATATTATTTCTTTCTTTAATGAAATAAATAAGTTACATATAGAGCCCAAAATAAATCTTCCTGAAGATGACGTTTATGCATTAGGAGATGAAAAAGCATTAAATAGAATTTTAAACAATCTTATAAATAATGCTATAAAATATGGAGTACAAGGAACTATAATAGGAGTTAATTTAATTGAGGATGAAGATAAGATTTCAATAGAGATATATGATAATGGTGGTGGCATACCAGAAAATGAGATAGACTATGTGTTTGATAGATTATATACAGTTGAAAAATCTAGAAAATTAAACACAAAAAGTAGTGGAATTGGACTTACGATAGTGAAAAAGTTGGTAAACAGTTTAAATGGAACTATTTCAGTTTCAAGTGTGCCATTTGAGAAAACAGTATTTAAATTTACATTACCTAAAGCACTTTGA
- a CDS encoding acyl CoA:acetate/3-ketoacid CoA transferase has translation MRKVNVLTSREAAEMVKDEDLLVTGGFVGSSAPETLSSAIEKLFLETGHPKNITLVHAAGQGDGKGKGADHYAHEGMTKRVVAGHWNLAPKLGKMAIENKIEAYNLPQGTISELFRDIAGKRVGTITHVGLNTFVDPRISGGKLNEKTTEDIVKLINIEGEEKLLYKSFPINVCFIRGSFADEYGNISLEREVASLEDTSIAQACKNNGGKVIVQVEKIVESGTLDPRLIKIPGIYVDGIVVSKPEEHEQSFGCEFNPAVTGDIRVPLSTMKKAPLNERKIIAKRCTMELKADTIVNLGIGIPEVISSVANEEGIGEYMTLTVEAGPIGGVPQGGTAFGASINPEAIIDQPYQFDFYDGGGVDIAFLGLAQVDEHGNLNVSKFGPRIAGCGGFINITQNAKKVLFCGTFTAGGLKISTGDGKLKIEQEGRAKKFVKNVEQITFSGDYARKMNQEVMYVTERAVFELRKDGLYLTEIAPGIDLQKDVLDLMEFKPKMDGVPKLMDEKIFYDKLMGLKNKSNES, from the coding sequence GTGAGGAAAGTAAACGTTTTAACAAGCCGTGAAGCAGCTGAAATGGTAAAAGATGAAGATTTACTAGTAACTGGTGGATTTGTAGGTAGTAGTGCACCAGAAACACTCAGTAGTGCTATAGAGAAACTTTTTCTTGAAACAGGACATCCTAAAAATATAACTTTAGTGCATGCAGCAGGACAAGGCGATGGAAAAGGAAAAGGTGCAGATCACTATGCACATGAAGGAATGACTAAAAGAGTTGTTGCAGGACATTGGAATCTTGCACCAAAGCTCGGGAAAATGGCTATTGAAAATAAAATAGAAGCTTATAATTTACCACAAGGAACAATATCTGAATTATTTAGAGATATTGCTGGAAAAAGAGTTGGAACAATAACTCACGTTGGATTAAATACGTTTGTAGACCCAAGAATAAGTGGAGGAAAACTAAATGAAAAAACAACAGAGGACATTGTTAAGCTCATAAACATAGAGGGAGAAGAAAAATTATTATATAAATCTTTTCCTATAAATGTATGCTTTATAAGAGGTTCTTTTGCTGATGAGTATGGAAATATTTCACTAGAAAGAGAAGTTGCAAGCCTTGAAGATACATCTATAGCTCAAGCTTGTAAAAACAATGGTGGAAAAGTTATAGTGCAGGTTGAAAAAATAGTTGAGTCAGGAACTTTAGATCCTCGGCTAATAAAAATTCCAGGAATATATGTAGATGGAATTGTTGTTTCAAAGCCAGAGGAACATGAACAATCATTTGGATGTGAATTTAATCCAGCTGTTACAGGAGACATCAGAGTTCCTCTAAGTACTATGAAAAAAGCACCATTAAATGAAAGAAAAATAATTGCTAAAAGATGCACTATGGAATTAAAGGCTGATACAATAGTAAATTTAGGTATAGGAATACCAGAAGTTATATCATCAGTTGCCAATGAGGAAGGAATTGGTGAATATATGACTTTAACTGTAGAAGCTGGTCCAATAGGAGGAGTACCACAAGGAGGAACAGCATTTGGAGCCAGTATAAACCCTGAAGCAATTATAGATCAACCATATCAATTTGATTTTTATGATGGTGGAGGAGTAGATATAGCATTTTTAGGATTAGCTCAAGTTGATGAACATGGAAATTTAAATGTAAGTAAGTTTGGTCCACGTATAGCTGGATGTGGAGGATTTATAAACATAACACAAAATGCTAAAAAAGTATTGTTCTGTGGGACATTTACAGCTGGTGGTTTAAAAATAAGTACAGGTGACGGAAAATTAAAGATAGAACAAGAAGGAAGAGCTAAAAAGTTTGTTAAAAATGTAGAGCAAATTACATTTAGTGGAGATTACGCAAGAAAAATGAATCAGGAAGTTATGTATGTGACTGAAAGAGCAGTATTTGAGCTAAGGAAAGATGGATTATATCTTACAGAAATAGCTCCAGGAATTGATTTACAAAAAGATGTATTAGATTTGATGGAGTTCAAGCCTAAAATGGATGGAGTACCTAAGCTAATGGATGAAAAAATATTTTATGACAAATTAATGGGATTAAAAAATAAATCTAATGAATCTTGA
- a CDS encoding MarR family winged helix-turn-helix transcriptional regulator, whose product MMELNECINFLLTKAQQVVFQSLKARLAKFDVTPVQYGILKCLWDEEYQTPKQISEILSLDSSTITGLLDRMENKGLIQRVPNKNDRRTLNVVITEEGLKYRKEIEQIIDDLNKDFLERFSEEDQKQLKNALRTIAR is encoded by the coding sequence ATTATGGAGTTAAATGAATGTATTAATTTTTTACTTACAAAAGCACAACAGGTTGTATTTCAAAGTTTAAAAGCAAGACTTGCTAAGTTTGATGTTACTCCTGTTCAATATGGAATACTTAAATGTCTTTGGGATGAGGAGTATCAAACTCCTAAGCAAATTTCAGAAATTTTAAGTTTAGATAGTTCAACAATAACAGGGCTACTTGATAGAATGGAGAATAAAGGGTTGATTCAAAGAGTTCCAAATAAAAATGATCGTAGAACACTTAATGTTGTTATTACTGAGGAAGGTCTTAAATATAGAAAAGAAATAGAACAAATTATAGATGATTTAAATAAAGATTTTTTAGAGAGATTTTCCGAAGAAGATCAGAAACAATTGAAAAATGCATTAAGAACTATTGCTAGATAA
- a CDS encoding tyrosine-type recombinase/integrase yields MSKNTEPKIKYLTQKEALSLFNSIENSNSCHSIRDLAIFRLAYRCGLRASEISLLKLQDYNMLKGEIYCKRLKGSSNNTLRLDRKTKIVLDKYINENNITSDSQVIFTSQKNNPISRQTLDYLTKKYCSLARIEDKSKHHFHVLKHTTAVHLAECDMDIKELQWWLGHKSVSNTEIYFQFTTKQQDKMYEKLDGKNEMV; encoded by the coding sequence ATGAGTAAAAATACTGAACCGAAAATTAAATATTTAACCCAAAAAGAGGCTTTATCGTTATTTAATTCAATAGAAAATTCCAATAGTTGCCATTCAATACGTGATCTAGCAATATTTAGATTAGCATATAGATGTGGTCTTAGAGCATCTGAAATATCTTTGCTAAAATTACAAGATTACAATATGCTTAAAGGAGAAATATACTGTAAACGTCTAAAAGGAAGCAGTAATAATACTTTACGACTTGATAGAAAAACAAAAATTGTTTTAGATAAATATATAAATGAAAATAATATAACATCTGATTCTCAGGTTATTTTTACAAGTCAAAAAAATAATCCTATTTCAAGGCAGACTTTAGACTATCTTACAAAAAAATATTGCTCACTCGCTAGAATTGAAGATAAATCAAAACACCACTTTCATGTTCTCAAACATACTACTGCTGTTCATCTAGCTGAATGTGATATGGATATCAAAGAACTGCAATGGTGGTTAGGTCATAAATCAGTTTCAAATACTGAAATATATTTTCAATTTACTACTAAACAGCAGGATAAGATGTATGAAAAGCTTGATGGTAAAAATGAAATGGTATAA
- a CDS encoding four-helix bundle copper-binding protein — translation MEEMESLIPEGNPMQSCIDICVKCSQICQECLNLCLQESDVKERMNCIKSLQDCSEICSTSACFMSRSSGNIRELCNVCAIICQNCAAECRAFKDDHCPKCADMCHKCADECEKMINM, via the coding sequence ATGGAAGAAATGGAATCTTTAATTCCTGAAGGAAATCCAATGCAATCATGTATTGACATCTGCGTTAAATGCTCTCAGATATGTCAAGAATGTTTGAATTTATGTTTACAAGAATCTGATGTAAAAGAAAGAATGAACTGTATAAAATCACTTCAAGATTGTTCTGAAATTTGTTCTACATCTGCATGTTTTATGTCACGAAGCAGTGGAAATATAAGAGAACTATGCAATGTATGTGCTATAATATGTCAAAATTGTGCAGCTGAATGTAGAGCATTTAAAGATGATCATTGTCCAAAATGTGCAGATATGTGCCATAAGTGTGCTGATGAATGTGAAAAAATGATTAATATGTAG
- a CDS encoding short-chain-enoyl-CoA hydratase → MENVIFKHENGIAEITINRPKSLNALNTQTLKELGQVINEISERKDIYTVIITGAGEKSFVAGADITEMKDKTAIEGREMAKLAQKVFSNIENMPQIVIAAVNGYALGGGCELSMACDIRLASTKAKFGQPEVGLGIIPGFAGTQRLPRLVGKGRAKELIFTTDMIDANEAYRIGLVNKIYEPNELIDKAKEMANKIMSKGTYAVSLAKSSINNGLNMDTESAYAFEADLFGLCFSTEDQTEGMSAFVGKRKASFKGC, encoded by the coding sequence ATGGAAAATGTAATTTTTAAACATGAGAATGGTATAGCAGAGATAACAATCAATAGACCAAAGTCACTTAACGCATTAAATACTCAAACATTGAAAGAATTAGGGCAAGTAATAAATGAGATATCAGAAAGAAAGGATATCTATACTGTAATAATAACTGGGGCAGGGGAGAAATCTTTTGTAGCAGGTGCAGATATAACTGAAATGAAAGATAAGACTGCAATAGAAGGAAGAGAAATGGCAAAATTAGCTCAGAAAGTATTTTCTAATATTGAAAATATGCCACAAATTGTTATAGCGGCAGTAAACGGTTACGCATTAGGCGGAGGCTGTGAATTATCAATGGCTTGTGACATAAGATTAGCGTCTACAAAAGCTAAATTCGGACAACCTGAAGTCGGATTAGGAATAATTCCAGGATTTGCAGGAACTCAAAGACTTCCAAGATTAGTTGGAAAGGGAAGAGCTAAAGAACTTATTTTTACTACAGATATGATAGATGCAAATGAAGCGTATAGAATTGGTCTTGTTAATAAAATATATGAACCAAATGAATTAATAGATAAGGCAAAAGAAATGGCTAATAAGATAATGAGTAAGGGAACTTATGCGGTTAGTTTAGCAAAATCATCTATAAACAATGGATTAAATATGGATACAGAATCCGCTTATGCTTTTGAAGCAGATTTATTTGGATTATGTTTCTCAACAGAGGATCAAACTGAAGGAATGAGTGCGTTTGTAGGAAAGAGAAAAGCTTCTTTTAAGGGATGTTAA
- a CDS encoding EAL domain-containing protein, producing the protein MDRIERLQFSDRKSMIKDELKNVIEKNELYILYQPQINTLSNEITGIEALLRWDNSKLGSVSPVEFIPIAEDLDYIVDLGNWVMDKALRQAWVWKRKGYKFNTISVNVSPIQINKENFKKNLLNIINKYNIPRNFLEIEITEGIIIDINKEKIDMLTEIMNSGISIALDDFGTGYSSLSYLINIPVNTLKIDKIFIDNINSDKSKILIKGIVSLSKSLKYKIIVEGVETKEQLELLTNIGCNTIQGFYFSEPLSENEMENLLKINGGVNNI; encoded by the coding sequence ATGGATAGAATAGAAAGATTACAATTTAGTGATAGAAAAAGCATGATTAAAGATGAATTGAAAAATGTTATTGAGAAAAATGAATTGTACATTTTATATCAACCACAAATTAACACATTAAGCAATGAAATTACTGGTATCGAAGCACTTTTAAGATGGGATAATAGTAAATTGGGAAGTGTATCTCCTGTGGAGTTTATTCCTATTGCAGAAGATTTAGATTATATAGTAGACCTTGGAAATTGGGTGATGGATAAAGCATTAAGGCAAGCCTGGGTATGGAAGAGAAAAGGTTATAAGTTTAATACAATATCTGTAAATGTATCACCAATACAAATAAATAAAGAGAATTTTAAAAAAAATTTGTTAAACATAATTAATAAATATAATATTCCTCGTAACTTTTTAGAAATAGAGATAACAGAGGGAATTATAATTGATATTAACAAAGAAAAAATTGATATGTTAACAGAAATTATGAATAGTGGTATTAGTATTGCTTTAGATGATTTTGGAACAGGATATTCTTCTTTAAGTTATTTGATTAATATTCCAGTTAATACTTTAAAAATAGATAAAATATTTATAGATAATATTAATAGTGATAAAAGCAAGATATTAATTAAGGGAATTGTTTCTTTGTCAAAATCACTAAAATATAAAATAATTGTCGAGGGTGTTGAAACAAAAGAACAGTTGGAGTTGTTAACTAATATAGGATGTAATACAATTCAAGGATTTTACTTTAGTGAACCACTTTCCGAAAATGAAATGGAAAATTTATTGAAAATTAATGGCGGCGTAAACAATATATAA
- a CDS encoding MCP four helix bundle domain-containing protein, translating to MRNKLILAFLIVAMLIGIVGTSGVLVLRWVNRNTKQIYNDNLKSVEDILLIKENVSGIKSNIEIMIHEKDKTKIEEETKNINDMIEKSTSYISDYQKMQMTLEEEQFWLEFKNDLGIYTQKKQEIIDDINSNMLDEAQQKYLEIQSIEENMGNIFNKIIQINLNSAQVANKNIDSILLRTSNIIIILSSTFFICVILLGVFMSNYVNKLLKKIRDYAERIASFDFSTPIIIETKDEFGQTASDLNKAQENLNKLLKKTLKALKI from the coding sequence ATGAGAAATAAATTAATATTAGCATTTTTGATAGTAGCTATGTTAATAGGGATTGTTGGTACAAGTGGAGTTTTAGTATTAAGATGGGTAAACAGAAATACGAAACAAATTTACAATGATAATTTAAAAAGTGTTGAGGATATTTTATTAATAAAGGAAAATGTCTCTGGAATTAAATCTAACATTGAAATCATGATACATGAAAAGGATAAAACTAAAATAGAAGAAGAGACAAAAAATATTAATGATATGATAGAAAAAAGTACCTCATATATATCGGATTATCAAAAAATGCAAATGACGTTAGAAGAAGAGCAATTTTGGTTGGAATTCAAGAATGACTTAGGAATATATACTCAAAAAAAACAGGAAATAATAGATGATATTAATTCAAATATGTTAGATGAAGCACAACAAAAGTATTTAGAAATCCAATCAATTGAAGAAAATATGGGAAATATATTTAATAAGATTATACAAATAAATTTAAATAGTGCACAAGTGGCAAATAAGAATATTGATTCAATATTATTAAGGACAAGTAATATTATAATTATATTAAGCAGTACATTCTTTATATGTGTAATTTTACTTGGTGTGTTCATGTCAAATTATGTGAATAAGCTATTAAAGAAAATAAGAGATTATGCAGAGAGGATAGCTTCATTTGATTTTTCAACTCCAATTATTATTGAAACAAAAGATGAATTTGGACAAACAGCTTCTGATTTAAATAAAGCTCAAGAAAATTTAAATAAGTTGCTTAAAAAAACGTTAAAAGCTCTTAAGATATAG
- a CDS encoding ABC transporter ATP-binding protein: MDYILRTYNLTKEFKKFSAVKNLNMSIKQGEIYGFLGENGAGKTTTIRMIMGLIKSTSGEIELFSEKETKQNRNLLQRIGCMIEYPGFYPNLTAGENLDIHRRMMGMQDKECIIESLKVTGIQDVKDKKVKEFSLGMKQRLGIARAILHHPEFLILDEPTNGLDPSGIKETRELILDLCKTKGITFLISSHILSEIQQMATKIGIIHKGELLEEIEYDELQRRNRHYINIKVNNDKKAAVILEQKLHIRDYVVWGKNNLRVYEGLQEASRINSILISNDVSVDELCVKIDSLEDYFLKLTKNKHYNV; the protein is encoded by the coding sequence ATGGATTATATTTTAAGAACGTATAATTTAACTAAAGAATTTAAAAAGTTTTCTGCAGTTAAGAATTTAAATATGAGTATTAAGCAAGGTGAAATTTATGGTTTCTTAGGAGAAAATGGTGCTGGAAAAACAACTACAATAAGAATGATTATGGGACTTATAAAATCAACTTCTGGTGAAATAGAGTTATTTTCAGAAAAGGAAACAAAGCAAAATAGAAATTTACTTCAAAGAATTGGTTGTATGATAGAATATCCAGGATTTTATCCGAATCTAACAGCAGGAGAAAACTTGGACATACATAGAAGAATGATGGGAATGCAAGATAAAGAGTGTATAATTGAATCCTTAAAAGTAACAGGTATACAAGATGTAAAAGATAAAAAAGTCAAGGAATTTTCTCTTGGTATGAAACAAAGACTTGGGATAGCTAGAGCAATTTTGCATCATCCTGAATTTCTGATATTAGATGAACCAACTAACGGTCTTGATCCCAGTGGAATAAAGGAAACTAGGGAATTGATTTTAGATTTATGCAAAACTAAAGGAATTACGTTTCTAATATCAAGTCATATATTAAGTGAAATTCAACAGATGGCAACTAAAATAGGAATAATACATAAAGGAGAATTACTTGAAGAAATTGAGTATGATGAATTACAGAGAAGGAATAGACATTATATAAATATAAAAGTTAATAATGATAAGAAAGCTGCAGTTATATTAGAACAAAAATTACATATAAGAGATTATGTTGTATGGGGAAAAAATAATTTAAGAGTATATGAAGGTTTACAAGAAGCTTCACGAATAAACAGTATATTAATTTCAAATGATGTAAGTGTAGATGAACTCTGTGTAAAAATAGATAGTTTGGAAGACTATTTTTTAAAGCTTACGAAAAATAAACATTATAATGTTTGA